One genomic segment of Clostridium saccharoperbutylacetonicum N1-4(HMT) includes these proteins:
- a CDS encoding Cof-type HAD-IIB family hydrolase, protein MTDRKIIFIDVDGTLCNDEGFVPESAAIAVKEARKNGHLVYLCTGRSKAEIYDYIMEIGFDGIIGAGGGFVEVGNKMLYHKKVSEENVRHLVEFFNKHNVDFYIESNGGLYASKNLIPKLEKILYGDIENDPVAKNKKENNPNHFIEALITGQDLYRDDVNKACFLEPKEISFEQIKEEFKNEFEVIHCTVPAFGEDSGELGVPEVHKATAIEVLLKHLSIDVKDTIAFGDGLNDIEMFEFCELGIAMGNAKEGLKEIADEITDTHDEGGIYNSLKKHGLI, encoded by the coding sequence ATGACAGATAGAAAAATTATTTTTATAGATGTAGATGGAACATTGTGTAATGATGAGGGATTTGTCCCTGAATCAGCTGCAATAGCAGTTAAGGAAGCTAGAAAAAATGGACATTTGGTTTATTTATGCACTGGACGATCAAAAGCAGAAATATACGATTATATAATGGAAATTGGCTTTGATGGGATAATTGGTGCGGGAGGGGGATTTGTAGAAGTTGGAAATAAGATGCTCTATCATAAAAAGGTTAGTGAAGAAAATGTTAGGCATTTAGTAGAGTTTTTTAACAAACATAATGTGGATTTCTATATTGAATCTAATGGTGGATTATATGCAAGTAAAAATTTAATCCCAAAATTAGAAAAAATTCTTTATGGAGATATAGAAAATGATCCAGTTGCAAAAAATAAGAAAGAAAATAATCCTAACCACTTTATTGAAGCATTAATTACAGGGCAAGACTTATATAGAGATGATGTTAATAAAGCTTGCTTTCTAGAACCTAAAGAAATTTCTTTTGAACAAATAAAAGAAGAATTTAAAAATGAATTTGAAGTTATACATTGTACAGTTCCAGCTTTCGGTGAGGATAGTGGTGAACTTGGTGTGCCAGAAGTTCATAAAGCAACTGCAATCGAAGTTCTTTTAAAACATCTAAGCATAGATGTTAAAGATACAATTGCATTTGGTGATGGATTGAATGATATTGAAATGTTTGAGTTTTGTGAATTAGGAATTGCTATGGGAAATGCCAAGGAAGGGTTAAAGGAAATAGCAGATGAAATTACTGATACTCACGATGAAGGTGGTATTTATAATAGTTTGAAAAAGCATGGATTAATATAG
- a CDS encoding L-lactate MFS transporter: MELTKKRWIILISSCFINLCIGSMYAWSVFAGPMAKYLSQVTGATLTAGTLAIVFTVTNSVGPITMITGGRINDTFGPQKVIFFGGILFGGGMILSGFANGLGMLVIGYGILTGLGIGMVYGCTINNSIKFFPDKRGFVGGITTACYGFSTVIISPVANILINNFGVTVAFKIIGATFLIIVCGCSVLIEKCPAGFVPEGWTPPVSQGNKLNKNDKNWKEMISTPIFYVMMLVFLCGAFYGLMCSSMASPLAQGMIGMSVTAATTVVSVLALFSTCGRIIAGYLSDKIGRNNTLSAGFVLAVVGLTCLYFSGQGDVMKFYAGIIVVGLSFGAFMSVLPGFVADQFGTTHNSVNYGIMFIGFAISGYFGPTVMKNVYAADQSYQRAFLIAAILCVIGFGLTFIYRYMHKKEIAGNK; this comes from the coding sequence ATGGAATTAACAAAAAAAAGATGGATTATTTTAATCTCAAGCTGTTTTATCAACTTATGTATTGGTTCTATGTATGCTTGGAGTGTTTTCGCAGGTCCTATGGCAAAGTACCTGAGTCAAGTTACAGGTGCAACCTTGACAGCTGGTACACTGGCGATAGTTTTTACTGTTACTAATTCTGTTGGACCTATTACTATGATTACTGGAGGAAGAATAAATGATACTTTTGGTCCTCAAAAAGTTATCTTCTTTGGAGGAATACTTTTTGGTGGAGGGATGATTTTATCAGGGTTTGCTAACGGATTAGGAATGTTAGTAATTGGTTATGGTATACTAACTGGTCTTGGTATTGGAATGGTTTACGGATGTACAATCAATAATTCAATTAAATTTTTCCCAGATAAACGTGGATTTGTTGGAGGTATTACAACTGCATGCTATGGTTTTAGTACGGTAATAATATCACCAGTTGCAAATATATTAATAAATAATTTTGGAGTAACCGTAGCATTTAAGATAATAGGTGCTACTTTCCTAATCATTGTATGTGGCTGCTCAGTTTTAATAGAAAAGTGCCCAGCAGGGTTTGTACCTGAAGGTTGGACACCACCAGTTTCTCAAGGAAACAAATTAAATAAGAACGATAAAAACTGGAAAGAAATGATTTCAACTCCGATTTTCTATGTAATGATGTTAGTATTCTTATGTGGTGCTTTTTATGGATTGATGTGTTCATCAATGGCGTCTCCTTTAGCACAAGGAATGATTGGGATGTCAGTTACTGCTGCTACTACTGTAGTTTCTGTGTTAGCATTATTTAGTACTTGTGGTCGTATAATTGCAGGTTATCTTTCAGATAAAATAGGTAGAAATAATACACTTTCTGCTGGTTTTGTTCTTGCTGTTGTTGGGCTTACATGCTTGTATTTTTCAGGGCAAGGAGATGTGATGAAATTTTATGCAGGAATCATAGTTGTAGGTTTATCTTTTGGAGCATTTATGAGTGTTTTACCAGGATTTGTAGCGGATCAGTTTGGTACTACGCATAATAGTGTTAACTATGGAATAATGTTTATTGGTTTTGCAATATCAGGTTATTTTGGACCAACAGTAATGAAAAATGTATATGCAGCTGATCAGAGTTATCAAAGAGCCTTTTTAATAGCAGCTATACTTTGCGTTATTGGTTTTGGATTAACTTTTATTTATCGCTATATGCACAAAAAGGAAATTGCGGGAAATAAGTAA
- a CDS encoding TetR/AcrR family transcriptional regulator, which produces MSDSWHKNIKNKNREDIIAAGRELFLKNNFTNVNVKDICVLACVSRVTFYKHFKSIDELIFQVQIDVLDNMVEFITARDDVNASAIDRLKLVLGAWIDFAKEFGNQMKFMVLFDLYYDRNEKSNEMFENFINEENDKDFLNSIINKGIKEKTFRQDLDPVKTEYYIYQTITGVLQRMCYAKLPCKYGLVSYEEIAFSVVDMIIKYIC; this is translated from the coding sequence ATGAGTGATTCTTGGCATAAAAATATAAAAAATAAAAATCGTGAAGATATTATTGCAGCAGGAAGAGAGTTATTTTTAAAAAATAATTTCACTAATGTTAATGTCAAAGATATTTGCGTGTTAGCATGTGTTAGCAGAGTTACATTTTATAAGCATTTTAAATCTATTGACGAGTTGATATTTCAAGTTCAAATAGATGTTTTGGATAATATGGTAGAGTTTATAACAGCTAGGGATGATGTTAATGCCAGTGCAATTGATAGACTTAAATTAGTACTTGGTGCATGGATAGATTTTGCAAAGGAATTTGGAAATCAAATGAAATTTATGGTTTTGTTTGATCTATATTATGATAGAAATGAAAAATCAAATGAAATGTTTGAAAATTTTATTAATGAAGAAAATGATAAAGATTTTTTAAATTCAATAATTAATAAAGGTATTAAAGAAAAAACTTTTAGGCAGGATTTAGATCCTGTAAAAACAGAATACTATATATATCAAACAATAACAGGAGTTTTGCAGAGAATGTGCTATGCAAAACTACCTTGTAAATATGGACTTGTATCTTATGAAGAAATCGCATTTTCAGTAGTAGATATGATTATAAAATACATTTGTTAA
- a CDS encoding PadR family transcriptional regulator — protein MRTLKYAILGLLNRRPMTGYDIGKEFNFQLAEFWNAKHSQIYPELKKLVDEKLIVYDIEITGDVLEKKVYTITEKGKKDFLKWLKKDEPMEPTPKNIFRLRMYFSNNLELETRIHLLTQQLEQHQDRLTFLHTQLEPYKGVPDPNSDAFGDFLVLNGAIIREESSIKWLKLCLNHCNNVVK, from the coding sequence ATGAGAACACTTAAATATGCAATTTTAGGATTATTAAATAGAAGACCTATGACTGGTTATGATATAGGAAAAGAATTTAACTTTCAATTAGCTGAATTTTGGAATGCAAAACATAGTCAAATATATCCAGAATTAAAAAAATTAGTAGACGAAAAACTTATAGTTTATGATATTGAAATCACAGGAGATGTTCTAGAAAAAAAAGTTTATACTATCACTGAAAAGGGAAAGAAAGATTTTTTAAAATGGTTAAAAAAAGATGAGCCTATGGAGCCGACTCCAAAAAACATTTTTCGCCTTAGAATGTATTTCTCTAATAATTTAGAGTTAGAGACTAGAATCCATCTGCTAACTCAACAACTAGAACAACATCAAGACAGGCTTACATTTTTACATACACAATTAGAACCATATAAGGGTGTTCCTGATCCAAATAGTGATGCTTTTGGAGATTTTCTTGTTTTAAATGGAGCAATAATAAGAGAAGAGTCTAGTATAAAATGGTTAAAACTATGCCTTAATCATTGTAATAATGTAGTTAAATGA
- a CDS encoding family 1 glycosylhydrolase, giving the protein MAFRKDFLWGGATAANQFEGAYLEDGKGLSTADIMTNGSHKSSRRITYTMPDGTKKSQGVFPFESIPDGAKLECHEGEYYPSHQAIDFYHHYKEDIALFAEMGFKCFRLSINWARIFPNGDDAAPNEKGLEFYDNVFDELLKYGIEPVVTISHYETPLALANNYGGWLNRKVIDFYARYCETIFNRYKDKVKYWMTFNEINIMDFMPVFAGGVTKNDDQSKAQSVYHQFLASAKVVQLGHKINPDFKIGMMTAYGSTYALTCNPEDELLLMKSDQQKHFFSDVQCRGVYPEYKLKEYERLGVKLVKEEGDDELLKNGTVDYIGFSYYSSSVVTADKSKKVTDGNMSTSVLNPYLKATDWGWQIDPVGLRLALNRLQERYNLPLFIVENGMGAIDKVEADGSIHDDYRIEYLAKHIEAMKLAVEEDGVDLMGFTPWGCIDLVSAGTGEMRKRYGFIYVDKNDDGNGPLTRSKKDSFEWYKKVINSNGEDIHI; this is encoded by the coding sequence ATGGCATTTAGAAAAGATTTTTTATGGGGCGGTGCTACAGCTGCCAATCAATTTGAAGGAGCATATTTAGAAGATGGTAAAGGGTTAAGTACTGCTGATATTATGACTAATGGAAGTCATAAATCTTCAAGAAGAATTACTTATACTATGCCGGATGGAACTAAAAAATCACAAGGAGTATTTCCGTTTGAATCGATTCCTGATGGAGCAAAATTAGAATGCCATGAAGGAGAATATTATCCAAGTCATCAAGCTATTGACTTTTATCATCATTATAAAGAAGATATAGCTTTATTTGCTGAGATGGGATTTAAGTGTTTTAGATTATCTATTAACTGGGCAAGAATTTTCCCAAATGGTGACGATGCAGCACCAAATGAAAAAGGATTAGAATTTTATGATAATGTATTTGATGAATTGTTAAAATATGGAATTGAGCCAGTAGTTACAATTTCTCACTATGAAACTCCACTTGCATTAGCAAATAATTATGGTGGATGGTTAAATAGAAAAGTTATTGATTTTTATGCAAGATATTGTGAGACAATATTTAATAGATATAAAGATAAGGTTAAATATTGGATGACTTTCAATGAAATAAATATTATGGACTTCATGCCTGTTTTTGCAGGAGGAGTTACTAAAAATGATGATCAGTCTAAAGCTCAAAGTGTTTATCATCAATTTTTAGCAAGCGCAAAAGTAGTACAATTAGGACATAAAATCAATCCTGATTTTAAGATAGGTATGATGACTGCTTATGGTTCTACATATGCATTAACATGTAATCCAGAAGATGAATTATTATTAATGAAGAGTGACCAACAAAAACATTTCTTCTCAGATGTTCAATGTCGTGGGGTCTATCCTGAATATAAGTTAAAGGAATATGAAAGATTAGGAGTAAAATTAGTTAAAGAAGAAGGCGACGATGAGTTACTTAAAAATGGCACTGTAGATTATATTGGTTTCTCTTATTATTCAAGTTCAGTTGTAACAGCAGATAAATCTAAAAAAGTAACAGATGGGAATATGTCTACTTCAGTTTTAAATCCTTACTTAAAAGCTACAGATTGGGGATGGCAAATTGACCCAGTTGGTTTAAGATTAGCATTAAACAGATTACAAGAAAGATATAACTTACCACTATTCATTGTTGAAAATGGAATGGGAGCTATTGACAAGGTAGAAGCAGATGGTTCAATTCACGATGATTATCGTATAGAATATTTAGCTAAACATATTGAAGCAATGAAGCTCGCAGTAGAGGAAGATGGAGTGGATTTAATGGGATTCACACCTTGGGGATGTATTGATCTCGTATCAGCAGGTACTGGTGAAATGAGAAAGCGCTATGGTTTCATTTATGTAGATAAAAATGATGATGGAAATGGACCTCTTACAAGAAGTAAAAAAGATTCCTTTGAATGGTATAAGAAAGTGATTAATTCAAATGGAGAAGATATCCACATATAA
- a CDS encoding FAD-dependent oxidoreductase yields the protein MERKYPNLSKPIKIGNVTFRNRMFSAPMGGTDITADCTIGPASTAFYELRAKGGAASVTVSEVVVHPKTEASHMYHLDLQTVGSLSSFTYTADAIRRHGAIASVELSHSGQYAGTYLTDKDKKEGMAQWGPSEGVRPDGRLVKELTQELIDDIVKSYGDTAALAKRAGFEMVMIHGGHGWLINQFLSPYFNKRTDKYGGSLENRVRFAQEVLDSVRTAVGPGFPIEFRFSGSELFDGGYDLAEGVEIAKLIESRVDLLHVSAGTYQRGFGLTHPSMFLPHGSNVHLAAEIKKHVSVPVATLGGLNDPEMMEEIIDSGKADVVEMARALLADHELPQKVVSNRDKDIVKCLRCFTCMAERAMTSTRRCTVNPLIGRELGGMEIIPAATSRKVLVAGGGPGGLEAAITAAKRGHKVILCEKTNELGGILKGEQALPFKYEMYELGVTLGKLAEDAGVEIRLNTTVTKEYVEKENVDALIIAVGSDPLVPPIPGLDGDNVVVVNNYYLEKDKVSDEVVVLGGGLAGCEAAIHLAQEGKKVHLVEMRPELAPDANIRHRPILLAEIEKNGIQVHTEYKGLKVTKEGVLCADSEGSEHLVPGTSVICALGQRASRNTVDELVDSALWIREIGDCVRPSTITTAVYQGYHAALDI from the coding sequence ATGGAAAGAAAATATCCAAACTTAAGTAAACCAATTAAAATTGGAAATGTAACTTTTAGAAACAGAATGTTTTCTGCTCCTATGGGTGGAACAGATATTACAGCGGACTGTACTATTGGACCAGCATCTACAGCTTTTTATGAATTAAGAGCTAAAGGAGGAGCTGCATCTGTTACTGTAAGTGAAGTTGTGGTTCATCCAAAAACAGAAGCATCACATATGTATCATTTAGATTTACAAACCGTTGGATCTTTATCAAGTTTTACATATACAGCAGACGCTATTCGTCGTCATGGTGCAATTGCAAGTGTTGAATTATCTCACTCAGGACAATATGCTGGAACATATTTAACTGATAAAGATAAAAAAGAAGGAATGGCTCAATGGGGACCAAGTGAAGGGGTTCGCCCAGATGGAAGACTTGTAAAAGAACTTACTCAAGAATTAATAGATGATATAGTAAAATCTTATGGAGATACTGCTGCATTAGCTAAAAGAGCAGGCTTTGAAATGGTCATGATTCATGGTGGACATGGATGGTTAATTAATCAATTCTTATCTCCTTACTTCAATAAAAGAACAGATAAATATGGGGGTTCTTTAGAAAATAGAGTTCGTTTTGCACAAGAAGTTCTTGATAGTGTTAGAACAGCAGTTGGACCAGGCTTCCCAATAGAATTTAGATTTAGTGGATCTGAATTATTTGATGGGGGATATGATCTAGCAGAAGGTGTTGAAATAGCTAAGCTAATTGAATCAAGAGTAGATTTACTTCATGTATCAGCAGGAACATACCAAAGAGGATTTGGTTTAACACATCCTTCTATGTTCTTACCACATGGTTCAAATGTTCATCTTGCAGCTGAAATTAAGAAACATGTAAGTGTTCCTGTTGCAACTCTTGGTGGATTAAATGATCCAGAAATGATGGAAGAAATAATAGATAGTGGAAAAGCTGATGTGGTTGAAATGGCTCGTGCACTTTTAGCTGACCATGAACTTCCTCAAAAGGTTGTTAGCAATCGTGATAAGGATATTGTAAAATGTTTAAGATGTTTCACATGTATGGCTGAACGTGCTATGACATCTACAAGACGTTGTACTGTTAACCCATTAATTGGTCGTGAACTAGGTGGAATGGAAATTATTCCAGCAGCAACTTCTCGTAAAGTTCTTGTAGCAGGTGGTGGACCAGGTGGACTTGAAGCTGCAATAACTGCTGCGAAACGTGGACATAAAGTTATACTTTGTGAAAAGACTAATGAGTTAGGTGGAATACTTAAAGGAGAACAAGCTCTTCCATTTAAATATGAAATGTATGAGTTAGGTGTTACTCTAGGAAAATTAGCAGAAGATGCAGGTGTTGAAATTAGATTAAATACAACTGTTACTAAGGAATACGTTGAAAAAGAAAATGTTGATGCATTAATTATAGCAGTTGGCTCTGATCCACTTGTCCCACCAATTCCAGGTTTAGATGGAGATAATGTAGTGGTTGTTAATAACTATTACTTAGAAAAGGATAAAGTTAGTGATGAAGTTGTAGTTCTTGGTGGAGGTCTTGCAGGTTGTGAAGCAGCAATTCATCTTGCACAAGAAGGAAAGAAAGTACACTTAGTAGAAATGAGGCCTGAACTTGCTCCAGATGCGAATATAAGACATCGTCCAATTTTATTAGCTGAAATTGAAAAGAATGGTATTCAAGTTCACACAGAATATAAAGGATTAAAGGTTACAAAAGAAGGAGTACTATGTGCAGACTCAGAAGGTTCTGAACATTTAGTGCCAGGTACTTCAGTAATCTGTGCACTTGGACAAAGAGCAAGTAGAAATACTGTAGATGAATTAGTTGATTCTGCACTTTGGATTAGAGAAATTGGAGATTGTGTTCGTCCATCAACTATAACAACTGCAGTATATCAAGGATATCATGCAGCTCTTGATATTTAG
- a CDS encoding MFS transporter: MTNSKNKNMFPLFILMLNLFIALLGQGMVIPILPDYLKQFNAGGTAAGYLVAAFGTTQFIFSPIGGKLSDKYGRRIMILCGLFLTVISDFIFAISHTLILLYLARVIGGIGIGIMVPSVLAYVADITTRETRGKGMGYLSAAMNLGIVLGPGLGGLIAQFGIRIPYFFASGLGLIATILTFILPETLPLEKRNELKASGAEESIVKQLTQSFHKPYFKYLLLILVMTFGLVGFETVYSLFVQDKYGFTSKDISILITLGAAIGIVVQMWLLDKAIRLVGEYNLIKISIFILAVSLLLMIIKVNFAYLIVISSIFFAFNSFLRPTVNTLLSNAAGSNEQGFVSGLNTTYMSMGNIVGPIIAGTLFDKQINLPYIFSALILLGSIFLVKNKKITLKNERMDNE, from the coding sequence ATGACAAATTCAAAAAATAAAAATATGTTCCCTTTATTTATATTAATGCTAAACTTATTTATTGCATTATTAGGGCAAGGAATGGTTATTCCTATATTACCAGATTATTTAAAACAATTTAATGCAGGTGGAACAGCAGCAGGATACTTAGTAGCTGCTTTTGGTACAACGCAATTCATCTTTTCACCTATAGGTGGAAAGCTTTCAGATAAATATGGAAGAAGAATAATGATATTATGTGGTTTGTTTTTAACTGTTATTTCAGATTTTATATTTGCAATTTCTCATACGCTAATACTTTTATATTTGGCTAGAGTAATTGGTGGAATAGGTATTGGAATTATGGTTCCTTCTGTTCTCGCATATGTGGCAGATATTACGACTAGAGAGACTCGTGGAAAAGGCATGGGATATTTAAGTGCTGCTATGAATTTAGGTATTGTATTAGGTCCCGGACTAGGTGGGCTTATTGCTCAATTTGGTATAAGAATTCCTTATTTTTTTGCATCAGGGTTAGGACTTATTGCAACCATATTAACTTTTATATTACCAGAAACTTTACCTTTAGAAAAAAGAAATGAATTAAAAGCATCAGGAGCTGAGGAATCTATTGTTAAGCAGCTTACACAATCATTTCATAAACCTTATTTCAAGTATTTGTTACTTATTTTAGTTATGACTTTTGGTTTAGTTGGCTTTGAAACAGTTTATTCTTTATTTGTTCAAGATAAATATGGCTTCACATCAAAGGATATATCGATATTGATAACTTTAGGAGCTGCTATTGGAATTGTGGTGCAGATGTGGCTTCTTGATAAAGCAATAAGATTAGTTGGTGAATATAATTTGATTAAAATTTCTATTTTTATATTAGCTGTTTCTCTTTTACTAATGATAATAAAAGTTAACTTTGCTTATCTTATTGTTATTTCGTCAATATTTTTTGCATTCAATTCTTTTTTAAGACCAACAGTAAACACCTTGCTTTCAAATGCAGCTGGAAGTAATGAACAAGGATTTGTTTCGGGATTGAATACAACATATATGAGTATGGGGAATATAGTTGGTCCAATTATAGCAGGAACACTATTTGATAAACAAATTAATCTTCCGTACATATTTAGTGCATTAATTCTTTTAGGAAGTATATTTTTAGTTAAGAATAAAAAAATTACACTTAAGAATGAGAGGATGGACAATGAGTGA